A DNA window from Sulfitobacter noctilucicola contains the following coding sequences:
- a CDS encoding sugar ABC transporter ATP-binding protein, with the protein MSLTSHSRSIPDGGAALEITHLSKRFGGMLALDDVSLHVSRGEVHGLLGSNGSGKSTLIKVLAGFHDPEPGAEIRLYDQRLTLPVSGAHARNMGLAFVHQHLSLIGSLSVTENLFLNKLATEDRWRINWPALHRDAAEIFARFNLALDPRSEVAFLSPVQQALLAIVRAYEEVRQASKDHADRPGVLVLDEPTPFLPRAGVEQLFGLVRQCTALGASVIFVSHDVDEVREITDRATILRDGKLIETVDTVQTSHDGFVGRIIGGALETYGGHAKTLKNVEPYVTVSDLTAPGIGPLSFDVAKGEILGLTGLIGSGCDDVPALIYGAREATGGTVLLDGRRMPAMALSPEKALGWGMAYLPADRLGAAGVGSLPVCENIALPVFDRLRRGFGLMSSTIEKHGLEQGAGAGVKPNVPVLPLAALSGGNAQKALMAKWLQTTPRLLLLDEPTQGVDVGARQQLWDAMDRASDAGTSIVIGSTDYDQLAQICHRVLIFARGEIVAELKGDALTKENIAEHCYRSVTELA; encoded by the coding sequence GTGAGCCTCACCTCACACTCTCGCAGCATCCCCGATGGGGGTGCTGCACTTGAGATCACGCACCTGTCCAAACGTTTTGGCGGCATGCTGGCCCTTGATGATGTATCGCTGCATGTTTCGCGCGGCGAAGTGCATGGCCTTTTGGGGTCAAACGGGTCGGGAAAATCCACGCTGATCAAAGTCTTGGCAGGCTTTCATGATCCTGAACCGGGCGCGGAAATCCGTCTATACGACCAGCGCCTGACATTGCCGGTTTCAGGCGCGCATGCGCGAAATATGGGCCTCGCCTTTGTGCATCAACACCTTAGTTTGATCGGCTCTCTTTCTGTGACCGAAAACCTGTTTCTCAACAAGCTTGCGACCGAAGACCGGTGGCGCATCAACTGGCCCGCGCTGCACCGCGATGCGGCAGAGATCTTCGCACGCTTCAACCTCGCGCTTGATCCGCGCAGCGAGGTCGCCTTTCTGTCACCGGTGCAGCAGGCGCTATTGGCCATCGTGCGCGCCTATGAAGAGGTGCGTCAGGCCAGCAAAGATCACGCCGACCGCCCCGGCGTTTTGGTTTTGGATGAGCCGACACCGTTTCTGCCGCGCGCTGGCGTAGAGCAATTGTTCGGGCTGGTGCGCCAATGCACTGCCCTTGGAGCCAGCGTCATTTTTGTCAGTCATGATGTAGATGAGGTGCGCGAGATCACGGACCGTGCCACCATTCTGCGCGACGGCAAATTGATTGAGACGGTTGATACCGTACAAACCTCGCATGACGGATTTGTAGGACGCATCATCGGGGGGGCGCTTGAGACTTACGGCGGGCATGCCAAGACGCTCAAAAATGTCGAACCGTATGTCACGGTAAGCGATCTGACAGCACCCGGTATCGGTCCGCTGAGTTTCGACGTGGCAAAGGGCGAAATCCTCGGCCTGACGGGACTGATCGGTTCGGGCTGTGACGATGTCCCTGCCTTGATTTACGGCGCACGGGAGGCCACGGGCGGGACAGTGTTACTTGACGGTCGCCGCATGCCCGCCATGGCGCTTTCGCCTGAGAAGGCACTGGGCTGGGGCATGGCCTATCTTCCCGCAGACCGTTTGGGTGCGGCTGGTGTCGGCTCCTTACCGGTGTGTGAAAACATCGCGTTGCCGGTATTTGACCGGCTCAGACGCGGCTTTGGTCTGATGTCCTCGACCATCGAAAAACACGGGCTTGAACAGGGAGCGGGGGCAGGGGTCAAACCCAATGTGCCGGTGTTGCCGCTTGCCGCTTTGTCGGGTGGCAATGCGCAGAAGGCGCTTATGGCCAAATGGCTGCAGACCACCCCACGCCTGTTGTTGCTGGATGAGCCGACACAAGGCGTCGATGTGGGGGCACGCCAGCAGCTATGGGATGCGATGGACCGTGCGTCAGATGCAGGGACCTCAATCGTGATCGGATCGACTGACTATGACCAGCTGGCCCAGATCTGCCACCGCGTGCTGATATTTGCACGCGGCGAGATCGTGGCCGAACTGAAGGGCGACGCCCTGACCAAAGAAAACATTGCCGAACATTGCTACCGCTCTGTGACAGAGCTGGCCTGA
- a CDS encoding hydantoinase/oxoprolinase family protein, translated as MSGTDELIRQYEARLAAFEERLRKMETTGGSATAALAQPRRRSTGGTGLRLGVDVGGTFTDLLLLDEKNGRTITAKVPSTPSDSSIGVLNGIEKICRTAGIDPTDITEVLHGTTVATNTVLTSSGALVGLVTTKGYRDTLQIARSFVPGGLGGWVIWNKAEPLAPLELTIEADERMDAQGNVLVPLDEAQLRRDLKELLNSGIEALTIALFNGYTNDAHERRIAEIAQEIAPNIPVSTSASVMPEMYEYERTETTVVNSYVRPVVSKYVHNLQSELRRRMGDDVLLQILRSDGGLSSAQAAMEQPVNLLMSGPAGGVSGALWIAKQADFKNLLTFDMGGTSTDVALIQNGVARTRRETRVGDVTVRAPSIDVRTVGAGGGSIAYVPELTKALRVGPQSAGADPGPAAYQKGGVEPTVTDANVVLGYLPSDAKLGGDMEISRPKAETAVKTIADAIGISVEDAAEGIIKIVNENMCGALRLVSVEQGYDPRDFALIGFGGAGPLHANALSRLINSWPTIIPPGPGVLCAYGDATTRLRNEATQTYVTSVSGTSDAEISGMLKDLEDSAGEDLTAEGVARDEQDVFYQIDIRYKGQGMKLTVDVSPEDFAREGLKGVASRFDAEHEQLFTFALDAEHELVGLRAVVQGAEKNFINTEGARGAKSAEAAKVTKTRMYADAAWHDAFIYDRSKLVPGNEVQGPAVVTEMDSTSVILPGHVGEIDDVGNILIWPAGHSRNR; from the coding sequence ATGTCAGGAACAGATGAACTGATCCGCCAATACGAGGCCCGGCTGGCCGCGTTTGAAGAGCGGCTTCGCAAAATGGAAACGACTGGCGGCTCTGCCACCGCAGCCCTTGCGCAACCGCGCCGGCGCAGCACAGGCGGTACGGGTTTACGGCTTGGCGTTGATGTGGGCGGCACCTTTACCGACCTGTTGCTGCTAGATGAAAAGAACGGGCGCACGATTACCGCCAAGGTGCCATCAACCCCTTCGGACAGCTCGATCGGTGTTCTGAACGGTATCGAAAAGATCTGCCGTACCGCTGGCATCGATCCCACAGACATCACCGAAGTCCTGCATGGCACCACAGTTGCGACCAACACGGTTCTTACCAGTTCCGGCGCTCTTGTCGGTTTGGTCACAACCAAGGGGTATCGCGACACATTGCAGATTGCGCGGTCTTTTGTGCCCGGCGGCCTTGGTGGTTGGGTCATCTGGAACAAGGCAGAACCACTCGCACCACTTGAGCTTACGATTGAAGCGGACGAAAGGATGGATGCGCAGGGCAACGTTTTGGTGCCGCTGGACGAGGCGCAGCTCAGACGTGATCTCAAGGAGCTGCTGAATTCAGGGATCGAAGCCCTGACGATTGCGCTTTTCAACGGATATACCAACGACGCACATGAACGCCGCATCGCCGAGATTGCACAGGAAATAGCACCGAACATTCCGGTCTCGACTTCCGCTTCTGTCATGCCGGAGATGTATGAATACGAGCGTACAGAGACAACGGTCGTTAACTCCTACGTGCGCCCTGTGGTCAGTAAGTATGTGCATAACCTTCAAAGCGAACTGCGCCGCCGCATGGGCGACGATGTGCTGTTGCAAATCTTGCGGTCTGATGGCGGTCTAAGCTCGGCTCAGGCAGCGATGGAACAGCCGGTCAACCTGTTGATGTCGGGTCCGGCGGGCGGTGTGTCGGGCGCGCTCTGGATTGCCAAGCAGGCGGATTTCAAGAACCTTCTGACGTTCGACATGGGGGGCACGTCTACTGATGTGGCGCTTATCCAGAATGGTGTCGCGCGAACCCGCCGCGAAACACGGGTTGGCGATGTCACGGTCCGCGCGCCGTCGATTGACGTGCGCACGGTGGGTGCCGGTGGCGGTTCTATCGCATATGTGCCCGAGCTGACCAAAGCGCTGCGCGTGGGCCCGCAATCCGCGGGTGCCGATCCGGGGCCTGCCGCCTATCAAAAGGGTGGAGTGGAGCCAACGGTGACGGATGCCAATGTCGTGCTGGGCTATCTGCCGTCTGACGCCAAACTGGGCGGTGATATGGAGATCAGCCGTCCCAAGGCGGAAACAGCAGTCAAGACCATCGCGGATGCCATCGGCATCTCGGTCGAGGATGCCGCTGAGGGTATCATCAAGATTGTGAATGAAAACATGTGCGGTGCGCTGCGGCTTGTGTCGGTTGAACAGGGCTATGATCCGCGTGATTTCGCATTGATCGGCTTTGGTGGTGCTGGACCTCTTCATGCCAATGCGCTCTCCCGCCTTATCAACTCTTGGCCCACGATCATTCCGCCCGGACCCGGCGTTCTGTGCGCCTATGGCGATGCCACGACACGCCTGCGCAACGAAGCGACCCAGACCTATGTGACATCGGTCAGTGGCACGAGCGACGCAGAAATATCCGGCATGCTGAAAGACCTTGAGGACAGCGCAGGTGAGGATCTTACCGCCGAAGGTGTCGCCCGCGATGAGCAGGACGTCTTTTACCAGATCGATATTCGATACAAAGGGCAGGGGATGAAACTGACGGTTGACGTCTCTCCCGAAGACTTCGCGCGTGAAGGGCTGAAAGGTGTCGCATCTCGCTTTGATGCGGAGCACGAGCAGCTCTTTACCTTTGCCTTGGATGCAGAACACGAACTGGTCGGTCTACGGGCGGTCGTTCAGGGGGCCGAGAAGAACTTCATCAACACAGAAGGGGCGCGGGGCGCCAAAAGCGCCGAAGCGGCCAAGGTCACCAAGACGCGCATGTACGCGGATGCAGCGTGGCACGATGCCTTCATCTACGACCGAAGCAAACTTGTTCCGGGGAACGAGGTTCAAGGGCCCGCTGTGGTGACTGAGATGGACAGCACTTCGGTCATTCTGCCCGGTCACGTGGGCGAGATTGACGATGTCGGTAACATTCTGATCTGGCCCGCCGGTCATTCCAGAAACCGCTAA
- a CDS encoding isochorismatase family protein, protein MAGALDKNYEKAGYHARQSWGHRPALVLIDFAKAYFDPDAPLFGGQGCQTALENSAVLADAARAAGVPVVFTEVKYQPGGSDGGAFYAKVPALSCFDAGTETQELAPPLEMKEGDILITKQYPSGFFGTSLASTLHFMKVDTVLLCGVTTSGCVRATCIDSISHGFVTLVVEDGVGDRAEEPHRANLFDMSAKYADLLNTQDAIAYFKNLKT, encoded by the coding sequence ATGGCAGGCGCGCTTGACAAGAACTATGAGAAGGCAGGCTATCATGCCCGTCAATCATGGGGCCACCGGCCTGCGCTGGTGCTGATCGACTTTGCCAAGGCATATTTTGACCCCGACGCCCCGCTTTTTGGCGGGCAGGGATGCCAGACTGCGTTGGAAAACTCTGCGGTGCTTGCGGATGCGGCACGTGCCGCAGGCGTGCCTGTGGTCTTTACCGAAGTCAAATACCAGCCAGGCGGAAGCGATGGCGGCGCATTCTATGCCAAAGTGCCCGCACTTTCTTGTTTCGACGCAGGAACCGAAACCCAAGAGCTTGCCCCTCCTCTTGAGATGAAAGAAGGCGACATCCTGATCACAAAGCAGTACCCCAGCGGATTTTTTGGCACCTCGCTGGCGTCTACGCTGCACTTTATGAAGGTGGACACGGTGCTGCTTTGCGGGGTGACAACGTCGGGCTGCGTGCGGGCCACCTGCATCGACAGCATCAGCCACGGCTTTGTCACGCTGGTGGTCGAGGACGGCGTGGGCGACCGCGCCGAGGAACCGCACCGCGCCAACCTCTTCGATATGAGTGCCAAATATGCGGACCTGCTGAACACGCAGGACGCAATAGCCTATTTCAAGAACCTAAAAACATAA
- a CDS encoding sugar ABC transporter substrate-binding protein, whose translation MKYLMTAAVAALGLASPALADMDAAKAVIEKYSQLPTFDAPGEPFDAKACMADKKMFVIPLTNANPFNAAISQGFVDAAAMVGFELRDWETQMDPAGWIQGINTAVAEGFDLIDMQGGLPPEFLVPQITEAKAAGVKVTATHNWDATTQQTPEFMDGAANTDYVTIGQIIAAWSIVQTGGKVNALVLGPDEITPTAPLRDAILGYLKDNCPDCTTKYINVPVNDWATQGQPAVQNALLADPSINYVLPVYDSMSQFIVPAIQIAGSSAKIVSYNGTPFVLDMMRDGDIVEMNVGESLGWVGMAGADANMRLLCGLDPVTKLNTPAFIFTDENVETAGNPATFNDGYGDVHTAGFKALWGLE comes from the coding sequence ATGAAATATCTTATGACCGCTGCTGTTGCAGCCCTTGGTCTGGCAAGTCCTGCGCTCGCCGATATGGACGCGGCCAAGGCGGTAATCGAAAAATACAGCCAGCTTCCCACGTTTGATGCGCCGGGCGAACCGTTTGATGCAAAAGCCTGCATGGCAGACAAGAAGATGTTTGTCATTCCGCTGACCAATGCCAACCCGTTTAACGCCGCGATCTCTCAGGGATTTGTCGATGCAGCCGCCATGGTCGGTTTCGAGCTGCGCGATTGGGAAACACAGATGGACCCCGCAGGATGGATCCAAGGCATCAACACAGCTGTTGCAGAGGGTTTTGATCTGATCGACATGCAGGGTGGTTTGCCACCAGAGTTTCTCGTGCCACAGATCACCGAGGCAAAGGCCGCAGGCGTCAAGGTGACAGCGACCCACAACTGGGATGCGACCACTCAACAAACTCCGGAATTTATGGATGGGGCCGCGAACACGGACTACGTGACCATCGGACAGATCATCGCGGCATGGTCGATTGTACAAACTGGCGGCAAGGTAAACGCGCTGGTTCTGGGCCCTGATGAGATCACACCAACCGCCCCGCTGCGTGATGCAATCTTGGGGTATCTCAAGGACAACTGCCCAGATTGTACAACCAAGTACATTAATGTGCCGGTGAACGACTGGGCAACACAGGGGCAGCCCGCCGTGCAAAACGCGCTTCTGGCTGATCCGTCCATCAACTACGTGCTGCCGGTCTACGATTCCATGTCACAGTTCATCGTGCCAGCGATCCAGATCGCAGGATCCAGCGCCAAGATTGTCAGCTACAACGGCACACCCTTTGTGCTCGACATGATGCGCGATGGGGACATCGTCGAGATGAACGTCGGAGAAAGCCTTGGCTGGGTCGGTATGGCCGGTGCGGATGCGAATATGCGTCTGCTCTGCGGTCTTGATCCGGTAACAAAGCTGAACACCCCGGCGTTTATTTTTACCGATGAAAACGTCGAGACAGCAGGCAATCCGGCGACGTTCAATGATGGGTATGGCGATGTCCACACCGCTGGCTTCAAGGCGCTTTGGGGCCTCGAGTGA
- a CDS encoding hydantoinase B/oxoprolinase family protein — MVAQIIEANPTPFSRVDVDPITLDIVENALRNARNEMDAVLFRTAMSPGIREQHDAFPLIANQEGKMVVGQFGSFLYGFMEGYEGTVEDGDIFITNDPYSCDGAVSHLNDWLLMMPIFHEGKLVSWAAMFGHMTDVGGKVPGSLPTDAKMIYEEGIIIPPTKIYRGGELQNELLNILLHNTRMPEWNKSDFFAIIAGLRLAERRVRENIERFGTDIYISAMWDMLDRNKAAMGAIIQMIIPEAVDGKKAYFEDWIDDDGMGNGPYKIACHLHREGEIAYFDFTGSDPQSFSSINFLLNEEMFKMFFGAFTINLFDPQILFNDGFYDLVDVHIPEGCILKPQKPAALSCRTHMLGRIFDLMGGLLGQGAPDALNAAGFSDSPHFMYSGFDKDGDWYQLFQIGFGGVPGRPAGDGPDGHSMWPAFTNVPNEFLEAYFPLRIREYATIPDSGGAGVHRGGNGITIAYEMLETGEVSIHDDRWLTYPWGVNGGEPGLRSTKRLVRADGTEENIPSKCDRIAVEPGDILYFNTWGGGGWGNPLERDPELVLRDMKRGLVTVEGAKRYGVVLKSGGVDQAATAKLRKTMEGQRGEPELFSRGFSSIEELKARCLKETGFEPPMTPKFRGQYARAAE, encoded by the coding sequence ATGGTTGCACAGATTATAGAAGCAAATCCCACACCGTTCTCCCGTGTCGATGTGGACCCGATCACGCTGGACATCGTGGAAAACGCACTGCGCAATGCCCGCAACGAGATGGACGCGGTTCTGTTCCGCACCGCGATGAGCCCGGGCATCCGCGAACAGCACGACGCCTTTCCGCTGATTGCCAATCAGGAAGGCAAGATGGTCGTCGGCCAGTTTGGCAGTTTCCTGTATGGCTTTATGGAAGGCTACGAAGGTACGGTCGAGGATGGCGATATCTTTATCACCAATGATCCGTATTCCTGTGACGGTGCGGTTAGCCACCTGAACGACTGGTTGCTGATGATGCCCATTTTCCACGAGGGCAAACTGGTAAGCTGGGCCGCGATGTTCGGCCATATGACGGACGTAGGCGGCAAGGTGCCCGGATCACTGCCGACAGATGCCAAGATGATCTACGAGGAAGGCATCATCATCCCGCCGACCAAGATTTACCGTGGTGGTGAATTGCAAAACGAATTGCTGAACATCCTGTTACACAACACCCGGATGCCGGAATGGAACAAGTCCGACTTCTTTGCCATCATCGCGGGCCTGCGTCTGGCCGAACGTCGCGTGCGCGAAAACATCGAACGCTTTGGCACTGACATCTATATCTCCGCGATGTGGGACATGCTGGACCGCAACAAGGCAGCAATGGGCGCAATCATCCAGATGATTATCCCCGAAGCGGTCGATGGCAAGAAGGCATACTTTGAGGATTGGATCGACGATGACGGCATGGGCAACGGCCCTTACAAGATCGCCTGCCATCTGCACCGCGAAGGCGAGATTGCCTATTTCGACTTCACCGGATCGGACCCGCAGTCGTTTTCATCCATCAACTTTCTGTTGAACGAAGAGATGTTCAAGATGTTCTTCGGAGCGTTCACGATTAATCTTTTCGATCCGCAGATCCTGTTCAATGACGGGTTTTATGATCTGGTAGATGTGCACATCCCCGAAGGCTGTATTCTCAAACCGCAAAAACCGGCGGCATTGTCGTGCCGGACACACATGTTGGGCCGTATCTTCGATCTTATGGGCGGCTTGCTGGGGCAGGGCGCACCTGATGCGCTGAATGCGGCCGGCTTCTCGGACAGCCCGCACTTCATGTATTCGGGTTTCGACAAGGATGGTGATTGGTACCAGCTTTTCCAGATCGGCTTTGGTGGTGTGCCGGGGCGCCCTGCGGGCGACGGGCCGGACGGACATTCAATGTGGCCTGCCTTTACGAACGTACCGAACGAATTCCTTGAGGCGTACTTCCCCCTGCGCATCCGCGAATATGCGACCATTCCTGACAGTGGCGGCGCAGGTGTGCACCGTGGCGGCAACGGCATTACCATCGCGTATGAAATGCTTGAGACGGGCGAAGTATCTATCCACGACGACCGTTGGTTGACCTATCCCTGGGGCGTCAACGGCGGTGAGCCGGGTCTGCGTTCCACCAAACGGCTGGTACGTGCGGACGGGACAGAGGAGAACATACCCTCCAAGTGCGACCGCATCGCGGTTGAGCCGGGTGATATTCTGTACTTCAACACATGGGGCGGCGGCGGCTGGGGTAACCCGTTGGAGCGTGATCCCGAACTGGTGCTCAGGGACATGAAGCGCGGATTGGTCACGGTCGAGGGGGCTAAACGCTACGGCGTGGTTCTGAAATCGGGTGGCGTGGATCAGGCGGCAACAGCCAAACTGCGCAAGACGATGGAAGGCCAACGTGGTGAGCCGGAACTCTTCAGCCGCGGATTTAGCTCAATCGAAGAGCTCAAAGCCCGCTGCCTCAAAGAGACAGGTTTCGAGCCACCGATGACGCCGAAGTTTCGCGGTCAATACGCAAGGGCTGCGGAATAA
- a CDS encoding CaiB/BaiF CoA transferase family protein translates to MVASTGEGALSDLRVLEMGQLLAGPFCGQMLADFGAEVIKIEAPGVGDPMRQWGREKPHGKSLWWPVVARNKKSLTLNLREKEGQDIVRKLIENTDILIENFRPGTMERWNLSYEELSAINPRLVMVRVTGFGQTGPYSKRAGYGAIGEAMGGLRYVVGDPSTQPSRMGISIGDELAAVHACMGAMFAIHARERTGKGQVVDSAIYEAVLNMMESLVTEYDVAGYVRERTGAILPNVSPSNVFDTADDKLLLIAANQDTVFKRLAEAMDRPELAEDERYATHSARGKYQKELDGLINEWTRTIPLAELEERMNEFGVPCGLIYKAEDMIEDEHFKARNAIVDVEHPDFGPIKMQNVAPRLSDTPGAVRHVGPELGADNAYVLGELLNLDAEAQARLKDSGIT, encoded by the coding sequence ATGGTTGCGTCGACAGGTGAGGGTGCACTCAGCGATTTGCGGGTGCTGGAAATGGGTCAACTGCTCGCAGGGCCATTCTGTGGTCAGATGTTGGCCGACTTCGGTGCAGAGGTGATCAAGATCGAAGCGCCCGGCGTTGGCGATCCAATGCGTCAGTGGGGGCGGGAAAAGCCGCATGGGAAATCGCTCTGGTGGCCGGTAGTGGCCCGTAACAAGAAATCTCTCACGCTCAATTTGCGCGAAAAAGAAGGGCAGGACATCGTTCGTAAACTCATCGAGAACACGGACATCCTGATCGAGAATTTCCGCCCCGGCACGATGGAGCGCTGGAACCTCAGTTATGAAGAGCTTTCGGCGATCAACCCGCGTCTTGTGATGGTGCGCGTCACCGGATTTGGCCAGACCGGACCCTATTCGAAACGCGCAGGCTACGGTGCGATTGGGGAAGCAATGGGTGGTTTGCGCTATGTCGTGGGCGATCCTTCAACACAGCCCAGCCGCATGGGCATTTCGATTGGTGACGAGCTGGCGGCTGTCCACGCATGCATGGGCGCGATGTTTGCCATCCACGCCCGCGAGCGGACGGGCAAAGGACAGGTCGTCGACAGCGCCATCTACGAGGCGGTCCTTAATATGATGGAATCGCTGGTCACGGAATACGATGTGGCGGGCTACGTGCGCGAACGGACGGGGGCCATTCTGCCCAATGTGTCGCCCTCAAACGTCTTTGACACGGCCGATGACAAATTGCTGCTGATTGCGGCAAATCAGGACACGGTATTCAAACGTCTGGCCGAAGCAATGGACCGGCCCGAATTGGCCGAAGATGAACGTTACGCCACCCATTCGGCACGCGGCAAATATCAAAAGGAACTGGACGGTCTGATTAATGAATGGACGCGCACCATTCCTTTGGCAGAGCTCGAAGAGAGAATGAACGAATTCGGCGTGCCCTGCGGATTGATCTACAAAGCCGAAGACATGATCGAAGATGAACACTTCAAGGCCCGCAACGCGATTGTAGATGTGGAGCATCCGGACTTTGGCCCGATCAAGATGCAGAATGTTGCTCCGCGCCTGTCCGACACCCCTGGCGCGGTGCGTCACGTGGGGCCGGAGTTAGGGGCAGATAACGCGTATGTGTTGGGCGAGCTGCTGAACCTCGACGCAGAAGCGCAGGCCCGGTTGAAAGACAGCGGTATCACCTAA
- a CDS encoding GntR family transcriptional regulator, whose amino-acid sequence MMDGASRPPAAESAYDILRSRILSGDLGPGERLVEQSLAKDLGLSRTPVREAIRRLLHEGFVEKGQGYSTRVADFHDEELAQLFEIRRRLECYAAGRAAKMATPDEVALLRKLSDEMAAHTPPANQEDYDIISTANTEFHRTLYEAARSPRLTALITSAVDVGVVARTYHSYSPADLERSARHHTEIVDAVEAQAPEWAESVMSSHVLAAAASAFQGRKDAQDG is encoded by the coding sequence ATGATGGATGGTGCCTCACGCCCCCCTGCCGCCGAATCCGCGTATGACATCCTGAGATCACGTATCCTGTCGGGTGATCTGGGACCTGGCGAGCGTCTGGTAGAGCAATCCTTGGCCAAGGATCTGGGGTTAAGCCGTACCCCTGTCAGAGAAGCCATCAGACGCCTTTTGCACGAGGGCTTTGTCGAAAAGGGCCAAGGGTACAGCACCCGCGTTGCGGATTTCCATGATGAGGAACTGGCCCAGTTGTTCGAGATCAGGCGACGGCTTGAATGCTATGCGGCAGGCCGCGCGGCAAAAATGGCCACGCCTGACGAAGTGGCCCTTTTGCGTAAGCTGTCAGATGAAATGGCCGCCCACACGCCGCCTGCCAACCAAGAAGATTACGACATCATTTCAACAGCAAACACCGAATTTCACCGCACGCTTTATGAAGCGGCGCGCTCTCCTCGCCTGACAGCGTTGATCACTTCTGCTGTTGATGTCGGTGTGGTTGCCCGCACCTATCACAGCTATTCCCCCGCTGACCTTGAACGCAGCGCCCGCCATCACACCGAAATTGTCGATGCTGTTGAAGCGCAAGCGCCCGAATGGGCCGAAAGCGTTATGTCGTCGCATGTTCTTGCCGCCGCGGCTTCTGCGTTTCAGGGACGTAAGGATGCACAGGACGGATAA
- a CDS encoding hydroxymethylglutaryl-CoA lyase has protein sequence MSDFAEIIEVSPRDGIQNEQKILSSNTKIELIQRGIDAGLRRFEVTSFVNPKRVPQMADADEVAAALPRDTDARFIGLTLNARGFDRAVAAGLDEANFVVVASDTFNQRNQGVPTADSIAAFGQSIDAGRNKIDVGVTIAAAFGCPFEGEVPLDRLLEVVDGCMAHAPFELALADTIGVATPRDVTERVRAVRAAYPDVRLRLHLHNTRNTGIANAWAGLEAGASSLDASLGGVGGCPFAPRATGNIATEDLVYMLDRSGVRTNVSLDKAIAAAEWLEVQLEKQVPGMVMKAGGFPTGVAAS, from the coding sequence ATGTCTGATTTTGCTGAGATTATCGAAGTTTCGCCCCGAGACGGCATACAAAATGAACAGAAGATATTGAGTTCGAATACGAAAATTGAGCTGATACAGCGTGGGATCGATGCCGGACTGCGCCGCTTTGAAGTGACGAGCTTCGTCAATCCCAAGCGGGTCCCGCAAATGGCGGATGCCGATGAAGTTGCAGCCGCACTCCCACGCGATACGGATGCGCGGTTTATCGGACTGACGCTGAATGCACGCGGGTTCGACCGCGCAGTTGCTGCCGGACTGGATGAGGCAAACTTTGTGGTGGTGGCTTCCGACACATTTAACCAGCGCAATCAGGGTGTACCGACAGCAGACAGCATCGCGGCTTTCGGCCAATCCATTGATGCAGGACGGAACAAGATTGATGTGGGCGTCACAATCGCGGCCGCCTTCGGGTGTCCGTTCGAGGGCGAGGTGCCACTGGACAGGCTGTTGGAAGTTGTCGACGGCTGCATGGCGCATGCGCCATTTGAACTGGCTCTGGCAGACACCATCGGCGTCGCCACCCCCCGCGATGTGACCGAGCGTGTTCGTGCGGTGCGGGCGGCCTACCCCGACGTCCGCCTGCGATTGCATCTGCACAACACGCGCAACACCGGCATTGCAAATGCATGGGCAGGGCTGGAAGCGGGTGCAAGCAGTCTGGATGCCAGCCTTGGCGGCGTCGGCGGGTGCCCGTTTGCGCCACGGGCCACCGGCAACATCGCTACCGAAGATCTGGTCTATATGCTGGACCGCAGCGGTGTGCGCACGAACGTATCGCTCGACAAAGCCATCGCCGCTGCCGAATGGCTGGAAGTGCAACTGGAGAAACAGGTGCCGGGCATGGTGATGAAAGCGGGTGGATTTCCAACTGGCGTGGCCGCGTCATGA